The region CGGCCGACGGCGACGCCCCGGTAATTGACAATGGCATCCTTTTGCAGCCCTTTGACCGACTCTGCGAAATAGGTCACGTAGGGTCGAGTCTCTTCAAAGAAATGAGAGGCTCCAAGCCATAGAACAGCGATGAGGCCCAAGAGCCCACAGGAGAGTACAAAGAGACCAATGCGGAAAGGGTTTAACGGACGACCCACAGAAATCCTCCTCAACTGGGCACGCTGCCCCCAAGCTCCGCCGCCCGCAGCATGGCCGGTTGGCGGTGAAAGAAAGCGCGCACCCGGGGGTCTGTGCTTTCGTTTTTCAGTTTCTCCGGCGTTCCGACGGCGATGACGCCTTGAGCGGATTTGTCCAGCATGATGCAGCGCGTGGCGATGGTTTCAATGCTGGCCAGCTCATGAGTGATGACCACCATGGTGATGCCCAGGGCGCGATTGCATTCCATGAGAAGTTCATCCAATTCGGCGGCAGTGATGGGGTCCAGACCTGCGGACGGCTCATCACAAAAAAGAATCTGTGGATCCAACGCCATGGCTCGAGCCAGGGCCGCCCGCTTACGCATGCCGCCGCTCAATTCGGACGGCATGAAGTGCGCGTAGTCAGCAAGACCCACTGTTTCCAATTTGAAATGCACGATGTCTTCAATCAATCGCCGGGGCAAGTCGGTAAATTCTTCAAGGGGCATGGCCACGTTGTCGGCGATGGAAAGGGATCCCAGCAGAGCGCCGTACTGAAACAGCACGCCGATGTGCCGGCGAACGGCTTCAAGGGCCATATCCCCTTGCGGGCCCGTGATGCACCGGCCGCCGATCCACACGGATCCGCGAAGAGGCGGAAGAAGCCCGATCAGGGCCTTGAGCAGGGTGCTCTTACCGCACCCGCTGCCGCCCAGTACGGCGACGATTTCCCCCGTGTAAACGGAAAATGTCACATCTCGGAGGATCAGGCGGTCCCCGTAGCCCAGGGTCAAATCGTCGGTGTGAATCATGACGTCGCCCGAAAAAGGCATGGTGGGTTCCATGGCACCCATCTCACGCCTCACATCCAGGGCAACGACGCTCTCTTTGCGCCTCCATTTCGTGAAAGTCCTTTCCTCATGGTCAGCAAACACCGCAGGCCTCGCCACGTGCTGTGGCAGCCCCTTTCACACCTTCCGTTCGCAGCCCCTTTTTATATGTCAAAAACATGATAGAGCACGGTAAAGGCTGCATCGGCCAAAATGATCATGAAAATAGATGTGACCACGGCCGATGTGGTCATGCGGCCCACACTGTCCGCCGATTTTTCCGTTTGAAGCCCTCGCAGACACCCCACTAAAGCCACCAACACCGCAAAGACGAAACTTTTGGCCAGACCCGAAAGCACATCGGTGACCGTAAGAATCTGCCCCACTTCCACAATAAAGCTGGCAGGGGTGAGGTCCAAGCCGAGCGTGCCCACCACCAGGCCGCCAAGGATTCCCGAGGTGTTGGCAAAGACGGTGAGTAAAGGACCCGAAATGGCTAAAGCGTTCACCTTGGGCATGATGAGATATTCGGTGACGTTGAACCCCATGACCGTCAGCGCATCCACTTCTTCGTTGACTTTCATGGTGCCAATTTCGGCGGCAAAGGCCGCGGCGGAGCGGCCTGCGAGAATGATGGCCGTCATGAGAGGGCCCAATTCTCGCGTGAGGGCCAGGCTCACCAGGTCCGCCACAAAGATGTTGGCACCAAATTGCCGAAGCTGCACCGCGGCTTGAAAGGCCATGATCAAGCCCATGAGAAAGCTCACGAGAAACACGATGGGCATGGCTTCCGATCCGGCCCGCTGCACATAATAGAGCACTTCCTTGATTCGAAACCGTTTGGGATGAAGAC is a window of Desulfosoma caldarium DNA encoding:
- a CDS encoding ABC transporter ATP-binding protein, with the protein product MPFSGDVMIHTDDLTLGYGDRLILRDVTFSVYTGEIVAVLGGSGCGKSTLLKALIGLLPPLRGSVWIGGRCITGPQGDMALEAVRRHIGVLFQYGALLGSLSIADNVAMPLEEFTDLPRRLIEDIVHFKLETVGLADYAHFMPSELSGGMRKRAALARAMALDPQILFCDEPSAGLDPITAAELDELLMECNRALGITMVVITHELASIETIATRCIMLDKSAQGVIAVGTPEKLKNESTDPRVRAFFHRQPAMLRAAELGGSVPS
- a CDS encoding ABC transporter permease encodes the protein MKVPHASIDVREPGHATWAPTGPLTLKTVADHWKTLQNLWIHPSLRHVVVDVSGLDAVDSAGLVLLKSVRDRCAQRAIAFELKGVPERFQAFFTFGGLQRTQGTKVSAPRPARGFVTRLGEASLEAWQDLRDMVLFVGNVTVAFFPCCLHPKRFRIKEVLYYVQRAGSEAMPIVFLVSFLMGLIMAFQAAVQLRQFGANIFVADLVSLALTRELGPLMTAIILAGRSAAAFAAEIGTMKVNEEVDALTVMGFNVTEYLIMPKVNALAISGPLLTVFANTSGILGGLVVGTLGLDLTPASFIVEVGQILTVTDVLSGLAKSFVFAVLVALVGCLRGLQTEKSADSVGRMTTSAVVTSIFMIILADAAFTVLYHVFDI